The Anaerosoma tenue genome has a window encoding:
- a CDS encoding TlpA family protein disulfide reductase, with amino-acid sequence MRRIVVAIVVALLAFTVIGCGTAEDTAAEDAPVTEEPEAAPAPAEPEGPEYLTDRSANDDDIAPAPFPSFTTTLTPHAFQAKLDAGRAMIIYFYDSEQLVTDDVREEIDAVVDDYRGLIDMVTFDVSGNGDATAAEAATMYANELGVTSTPYTLIVDRDSFITWRWKGYAESGVIKREVERATR; translated from the coding sequence ATGCGCAGGATAGTCGTAGCAATCGTCGTAGCACTGCTCGCGTTCACCGTGATCGGCTGCGGGACAGCCGAAGACACGGCGGCCGAGGATGCACCAGTCACAGAAGAGCCGGAAGCCGCACCCGCGCCGGCGGAGCCCGAGGGGCCCGAGTATCTGACCGATCGCTCGGCCAACGATGACGACATCGCGCCCGCTCCGTTCCCGTCGTTCACCACCACGCTCACACCGCACGCCTTCCAGGCCAAACTCGATGCCGGCAGGGCGATGATCATCTACTTCTACGACAGCGAGCAGTTGGTCACCGACGATGTGCGCGAAGAGATTGATGCGGTCGTCGATGACTACCGTGGCCTGATCGATATGGTGACGTTCGATGTGAGCGGTAACGGTGATGCCACCGCCGCCGAGGCCGCAACGATGTACGCCAACGAACTCGGGGTCACGAGCACGCCGTACACGCTCATAGTCGATCGGGACTCGTTCATCACCTGGCGCTGGAAGGGCTACGCCGAGAGCGGCGTCATCAAGCGCGAGGTCGAGCGCGCCACGCGCTAG
- a CDS encoding ATP-binding protein, translating into MASDRITLTVPTRGEYAKTVRLTAAELASRLGMSYDEVDDVRIAAEEAFVYASQCLGEDGEATFTFLVSPDSLEIVAGPLRDARSVEEAPGGYAEFILRSVCDEFEIERSDEGCSLRLCRRAGSVAGEPGA; encoded by the coding sequence ATGGCTAGCGATCGGATCACACTTACCGTCCCCACGCGGGGGGAGTATGCCAAGACGGTGCGGCTCACCGCGGCCGAGCTGGCGAGCAGGCTCGGCATGTCCTATGACGAGGTCGATGACGTGCGCATCGCCGCTGAGGAGGCGTTCGTCTACGCCAGCCAGTGCCTGGGTGAGGACGGCGAGGCTACGTTCACGTTCCTCGTGTCGCCCGATTCGCTCGAGATCGTCGCGGGGCCGCTGCGGGATGCGCGGTCCGTCGAAGAAGCGCCGGGAGGGTATGCGGAGTTCATCCTCCGTTCCGTGTGTGACGAGTTCGAGATCGAGCGCAGTGACGAAGGGTGCAGTCTCCGGCTGTGCCGCCGTGCGGGATCCGTTGCGGGAGAGCCCGGTGCCTAA
- the aspS gene encoding aspartate--tRNA ligase, translating into MFDARYSIRTHIAGAITADSIGETVTVAGWVAKRRDHGGLIFIDLRDRSGIVQCTFDPDASGAAFVTAERVRPEWVVKLTGVVRRRPEGTENPNMPTGEVEIEIAEAEVLNASETPPFEIEPGIDTDEVTRMRYRYLDIRRPEVLYALSLRDRVVQRFRRALESYGFMEVETPILGKSTPEGARDFIVPSRMSPGAFYALPQSPQLFKQLFMVAGVERYYQIARCFRDEDLRADRQPEFTQVDIEMSFVTEDDVLAMMEAVMHEVMKEAAVDLPVPLRRLTYAEAMDRYGSDRPDTRLGMELQDLSRVFADSGFKVFAGALASGGVIKGINAKGAGDWSRGRIDALNQVALDAGAKGLAWVAFTSEDEVRSPIAKFFSDDEMAALREVLGVEPGDLVLMVADARAVAEEVLGVIRLKMADELGIERSGFDVLWVVDFPMFKYDADEERYAANHHPFTMPREEDIERLESEPLSLGSYSYDLIMNGYEIGGGTLRIHNADLQLRVLERIGLTEEEARRQFGFLLEALSFGAPPHGGIALGLDRLVMLLAGASSIRDVIAFPKTSSGADPLTGAPDAVSARQLREVHLKTD; encoded by the coding sequence ATGTTCGACGCACGCTACTCGATACGCACGCACATCGCCGGCGCCATAACCGCCGACTCGATCGGAGAGACCGTCACCGTGGCGGGGTGGGTGGCCAAGCGTCGCGACCACGGCGGCCTGATCTTCATCGACCTCAGGGACCGCAGCGGCATCGTGCAGTGCACGTTCGATCCCGACGCGTCCGGCGCGGCGTTCGTGACCGCGGAGCGCGTCCGGCCCGAGTGGGTCGTCAAGCTCACCGGCGTCGTCCGCCGTCGGCCCGAAGGCACCGAGAACCCCAACATGCCCACGGGTGAGGTGGAGATCGAGATCGCCGAGGCCGAGGTCCTGAACGCCAGCGAGACGCCGCCGTTCGAGATCGAGCCGGGCATCGACACCGACGAGGTCACCCGTATGAGGTACCGGTACCTCGACATCCGGCGGCCCGAGGTGCTCTATGCGCTCTCGCTCCGCGACCGTGTCGTGCAGCGGTTCCGTCGCGCCCTCGAGTCGTACGGTTTCATGGAGGTGGAGACCCCGATCCTCGGCAAGTCCACGCCGGAGGGGGCGCGCGACTTCATCGTCCCGAGCCGCATGAGCCCAGGGGCGTTCTATGCGCTCCCGCAGTCGCCGCAGCTCTTCAAGCAGCTGTTCATGGTGGCCGGCGTCGAACGCTACTACCAGATCGCACGTTGCTTCAGGGACGAAGACCTGCGCGCCGACCGTCAGCCGGAGTTCACCCAGGTGGACATCGAGATGTCATTCGTCACCGAGGATGACGTGCTGGCCATGATGGAGGCCGTGATGCACGAGGTGATGAAGGAGGCCGCGGTCGATCTTCCGGTGCCGCTGCGGCGTCTCACCTACGCCGAGGCCATGGATCGGTACGGCTCCGACCGCCCTGACACGCGACTGGGCATGGAGCTGCAGGATCTCTCCCGGGTGTTCGCCGACAGCGGGTTCAAGGTCTTCGCCGGAGCTCTCGCCAGCGGTGGCGTGATCAAGGGCATCAACGCCAAGGGCGCGGGCGACTGGAGCAGGGGCCGGATCGACGCGCTCAACCAGGTGGCGCTCGACGCGGGAGCCAAGGGCCTCGCATGGGTGGCGTTCACCTCGGAGGACGAGGTACGTTCGCCGATCGCGAAGTTCTTCTCGGATGACGAGATGGCCGCTTTGCGCGAGGTCCTCGGTGTGGAGCCCGGTGACCTCGTGCTGATGGTCGCGGATGCGCGCGCAGTGGCCGAGGAGGTCCTTGGCGTCATTCGCCTGAAGATGGCCGACGAGCTGGGTATCGAGCGCAGCGGGTTCGACGTGCTGTGGGTCGTGGACTTCCCGATGTTCAAGTACGACGCGGACGAGGAGCGATACGCGGCCAACCACCATCCGTTCACGATGCCGCGCGAGGAAGACATCGAGCGGCTGGAGTCGGAGCCTCTGTCGCTGGGCTCCTACAGTTACGATCTCATCATGAACGGTTACGAGATCGGGGGAGGCACGCTGCGTATACACAACGCCGACCTGCAACTCCGCGTTCTCGAGCGCATCGGGCTCACAGAGGAAGAGGCGCGCCGCCAGTTCGGCTTCCTGCTCGAGGCGCTTTCCTTCGGCGCTCCGCCCCACGGCGGGATCGCTCTCGGTCTCGACCGCCTCGTGATGCTGCTCGCGGGTGCGAGTTCGATCCGTGACGTCATCGCGTTCCCCAAGACGTCGTCCGGCGCGGATCCGCTCACGGGCGCACCCGATGCCGTAAGCGCGCGTCAGCTGCGCGAGGTCCACCTCAAGACGGACTAG
- a CDS encoding AI-2E family transporter: protein MAPLLRRESKDRWSRVFTVTWSLVGIGILLYAAGWILGKVSTALVPFLLAIVIVFIFRGPVAAMERRGVKRGLAVGICYLVSFAVLGVMLGFLIPALVEQVREFVEAFPGYYERATTLFLDLQDRYQALVMPPWVEDALANLQDTITRQSAEWSSVLAREIFSVGGSAVSLLVTTVLSLVVGFWILKDLPAINREIIMLAGPKGHDEAAVVTRTVSRVLGGYLRGMFTISLVTGVIVTIGLWLIGVPYSLVIGLLATVLNFIPWIGPALTAIIAGIAAAFVSPLHIVGAVAICLGAQQVTEYFVQPRVMSEQVDLHPLLVIFSLLAGATLFGFAGLLLSIPVAAIGKGLFVYYFEKYTDSKLTSEGGALFRASSEASEDECECEDTPPEDQVRTADQDKTGAAGESDRT, encoded by the coding sequence ATGGCACCGCTGTTGCGCCGCGAGTCCAAGGACCGCTGGTCGCGGGTGTTCACGGTCACATGGTCGCTGGTGGGCATCGGCATCCTGCTGTACGCGGCGGGGTGGATCCTCGGCAAGGTGTCCACGGCGCTCGTGCCCTTCCTGCTCGCGATCGTGATCGTCTTCATCTTCAGGGGTCCGGTGGCGGCCATGGAGCGGCGCGGGGTCAAGCGCGGTCTGGCCGTCGGCATCTGCTACCTCGTGAGTTTCGCCGTTCTGGGCGTCATGCTCGGATTCCTCATCCCGGCCCTCGTGGAGCAGGTGCGCGAGTTCGTGGAAGCGTTCCCGGGGTACTACGAGCGAGCCACGACCCTCTTCCTGGACCTGCAGGACAGGTATCAGGCCCTCGTCATGCCGCCCTGGGTCGAAGACGCGTTGGCCAACCTCCAGGACACGATCACGCGACAGTCCGCCGAGTGGTCGAGCGTGCTTGCCCGGGAGATCTTCAGTGTCGGCGGGTCGGCCGTGTCGCTGCTCGTCACCACTGTCCTGTCGCTCGTTGTGGGCTTCTGGATCCTGAAGGACCTCCCCGCGATCAACCGGGAGATCATCATGCTCGCCGGTCCGAAGGGCCACGATGAGGCAGCCGTGGTCACGCGGACGGTCTCCCGCGTGCTCGGCGGCTACCTCCGCGGGATGTTCACCATCTCGCTCGTCACGGGCGTGATCGTCACGATCGGCCTGTGGCTCATCGGAGTGCCGTATTCGCTCGTCATCGGCCTGCTAGCCACGGTACTCAACTTCATACCGTGGATCGGCCCGGCGCTCACCGCGATCATCGCGGGTATCGCCGCGGCGTTCGTGAGCCCCCTGCACATAGTGGGAGCCGTGGCGATCTGTCTTGGCGCCCAGCAGGTGACCGAGTACTTCGTGCAGCCGCGCGTGATGTCCGAGCAGGTCGACCTGCACCCGTTGCTGGTGATATTCTCGCTGCTTGCGGGGGCCACCCTGTTCGGATTCGCGGGCCTGCTGCTCTCGATCCCTGTGGCCGCCATCGGCAAGGGCTTGTTCGTCTACTACTTCGAGAAGTACACCGACTCGAAGCTGACGTCGGAGGGCGGAGCGCTCTTCCGTGCGTCTTCCGAGGCGTCCGAAGACGAGTGCGAATGCGAGGACACGCCACCGGAGGACCAGGTCCGCACTGCCGACCAGGACAAGACCGGCGCGGCCGGAGAGTCCGACCGTACCTGA
- the ruvX gene encoding Holliday junction resolvase RuvX, with amino-acid sequence MRALGLDIGSVRIGVAVSDPSGSVASPLTVLDGRSLASDIGPLARLVEDYEPECLVVGLPLSLSGETGPQAEAVQATAERLAGAVGVPLAYADERLSSAEARRMMSASGLSEKEQRGSVDKVAAALLLQSWLDGRRNGSQESG; translated from the coding sequence ATGCGCGCTCTCGGCTTGGACATCGGATCGGTCCGCATCGGCGTCGCCGTGTCGGATCCATCGGGCAGCGTGGCATCGCCCCTCACGGTGCTTGACGGCCGTTCGCTTGCCTCGGACATCGGCCCGCTCGCCCGTCTCGTGGAAGACTACGAGCCGGAGTGCCTGGTGGTGGGGCTTCCGCTGTCGCTCTCGGGCGAGACCGGACCCCAGGCTGAAGCCGTGCAGGCGACGGCCGAGCGGCTCGCGGGGGCCGTGGGGGTGCCGCTCGCCTATGCCGATGAGCGCCTCTCAAGCGCCGAGGCTCGGCGCATGATGTCGGCGTCCGGCCTCAGCGAGAAGGAGCAGCGAGGCTCCGTGGACAAGGTGGCGGCCGCGCTCCTGCTGCAAAGTTGGCTCGATGGCCGACGGAACGGGTCACAGGAGTCAGGATGA
- a CDS encoding replication-associated recombination protein A gives MRDLFDDTAEQSLTEGAPLAARMRPRTLDEFVGQGDAVGPGTVLRTAIEIDALSSLILYGPAGTGKTSLARVIAGMTEAHVVELSAVDAGVKEVRLVIEQARERLKMTGRRTLLFIDEIHRFNKSQQDALLHAVEDRLVVLIGATTENPFFEVNAPLISRSRIVEFTPLTDDDIRAILERALQEPVRGLGGSVSITPEALDAIVTRAGGDARSALTTLELAAQIASAAAVERAPGEAPVVTPDEVARATAVRAVPYDKGGDAHYDVISAFIKSMRGSDPDAAVYWLARMVAGGEDPKFIARRMLIFASEDVGMADPGALSVAVAAFKAAESVGWPEARINLAHAAIYLALAPKSNAAYVAIDEALRDIREGRAERVPDHLRDRHRPGADLYPPYQYPHDHPGARVEQQYLPDGLTGRRYYRPAEGPGQQEEP, from the coding sequence GTGCGCGACCTGTTCGACGACACGGCCGAGCAGAGCCTTACCGAAGGTGCGCCTCTTGCTGCGCGGATGCGTCCGCGTACGCTCGACGAGTTCGTCGGGCAGGGCGATGCCGTGGGGCCCGGGACCGTTCTTCGGACCGCTATCGAGATCGACGCGCTCTCGTCGCTCATCCTGTACGGTCCTGCAGGGACCGGCAAGACGAGCCTCGCCCGCGTGATCGCCGGCATGACCGAAGCTCACGTGGTGGAGCTCTCGGCAGTGGATGCGGGCGTCAAAGAGGTCCGGCTGGTGATCGAGCAGGCGAGGGAACGCCTCAAGATGACCGGCCGCCGGACGCTGCTGTTCATCGACGAGATCCATCGCTTCAACAAATCGCAACAGGACGCGCTGCTTCATGCGGTGGAGGACCGGCTGGTCGTCCTCATCGGCGCCACCACCGAGAACCCGTTCTTCGAGGTGAACGCTCCGCTTATCAGCCGCTCGCGGATCGTCGAGTTCACCCCGCTCACCGACGATGACATCAGGGCCATCCTGGAGCGCGCGCTCCAGGAGCCGGTGCGCGGTCTTGGGGGTTCGGTCAGCATCACGCCGGAGGCGCTCGACGCGATCGTCACCCGTGCCGGTGGCGACGCTCGCAGCGCCCTCACCACGCTCGAGCTCGCGGCGCAGATCGCGTCTGCCGCAGCCGTCGAAAGGGCGCCAGGCGAAGCGCCGGTCGTGACTCCGGACGAGGTCGCGAGGGCCACGGCGGTGCGCGCTGTGCCCTACGACAAGGGTGGGGACGCCCACTACGATGTGATCTCGGCGTTCATCAAGTCGATGCGGGGCAGCGACCCCGACGCCGCCGTGTACTGGCTGGCGCGGATGGTGGCCGGAGGCGAAGACCCGAAGTTCATCGCGCGGCGGATGCTGATATTCGCCTCGGAAGACGTGGGGATGGCCGATCCCGGGGCGCTTTCTGTCGCGGTGGCGGCTTTCAAGGCGGCCGAGTCGGTGGGCTGGCCCGAGGCGCGCATCAACCTTGCGCATGCCGCGATCTACCTCGCGCTGGCTCCCAAGAGCAACGCTGCCTACGTGGCGATCGATGAAGCGCTACGCGACATCCGTGAGGGGCGGGCCGAGCGCGTGCCCGACCATCTGCGGGACCGGCACCGGCCGGGCGCGGACCTGTATCCGCCGTACCAGTACCCGCATGATCATCCCGGCGCGCGGGTCGAGCAGCAGTACCTGCCGGACGGGCTCACCGGGAGACGGTACTACCGCCCGGCAGAGGGGCCGGGCCAGCAGGAAGAGCCGTAG
- the alaS gene encoding alanine--tRNA ligase encodes MKSADIRESFLSFFESKGAKRLPSSSLVPDDPSLLLTSAGMVQFKPVFLGARDIGVTRATTCQKCARTTDIDIIGTTGRHHSFFEMLGNFSFGDYFKSEACAWAYEYSTDVLGMDPDRLWFSIYEDDDEAEAVWRDEVGVPQDRIVRMGAKDNFWSAGPTGPCGPCSELYYDQGPEVGCGLDTCAPGCDCDRFVEYWNLVFMQYDRQDDGTLEPLPKKNIDTGMGLERVAAIMQGVHTNFETDDLRVLVAVGEGLSGVSLGAAEKTDVSLRILADHARAVAFLIADGVLPSNEGRGYVLRRLLRRAIRHGRLLGVDDAFMVQLIDTVIGRWGTPYPELVDNAELIRGIVASEEERFSATLRQGLAFLTEAMERAHVGGETVLDGTEAFTLHDTYGFPYELTSEIAAESGLEVDHEAFEAAMEAQRERGRAAVKDESWSFGSAFDEMARTAGATEFLGYGADEAESTVVGIVVGGTSVERIEAGQEGEVVLAATPFYAEQGGQVGDTGVLSADDTRFAVSDTRFAVPGLVAHVGILEAGGISVGDTVHAAIDVMRRERIRRNHTATHILHWALRRILGDHVRQSGSLVAPERLRFDFTHFEAISAEQLHRIEEMANHKIMENHQVLNYETSLATAREMGVTALFGEKYGEIVRVLEVGNFSKELCGGTHVAWSSEIGLLKIVSEGSVGANLRRIEAVTSFDALAYTDRVEAELGEAASVLKVGRFDVAERAGALVKRVKDLENAAQRAKSHLSGFDPASLAEGALDAGYPVVIAQVPDITAAEMRGVWDVVRTRLGDSAAAVIASKDPESGAPLLLAAGTPGAVEAGFDAGSLIKAIAPRIKGGGGGRREMAQAGGKDASGIEAALSEARSALGVG; translated from the coding sequence GTGAAGTCAGCCGATATCCGAGAGAGTTTCCTGTCGTTCTTCGAGAGCAAGGGCGCCAAGCGGCTGCCCTCATCCTCGCTGGTGCCGGACGACCCGTCGCTGCTGCTCACCTCTGCCGGCATGGTGCAGTTCAAGCCGGTCTTCCTCGGCGCGCGCGACATCGGCGTGACACGCGCCACGACGTGCCAGAAGTGTGCGCGCACCACCGACATCGACATCATCGGCACTACGGGGCGCCACCACAGCTTCTTCGAGATGCTCGGCAACTTCAGCTTCGGCGACTACTTCAAGAGCGAGGCGTGCGCGTGGGCGTACGAGTACTCCACCGACGTCCTCGGGATGGATCCGGACCGGTTGTGGTTCTCGATCTACGAGGATGACGACGAGGCGGAGGCCGTGTGGCGCGACGAGGTCGGCGTCCCGCAGGACCGCATCGTGCGCATGGGCGCCAAGGACAACTTCTGGTCCGCCGGACCCACCGGTCCGTGCGGTCCGTGCTCGGAGCTCTACTACGACCAGGGTCCCGAGGTGGGGTGCGGGCTCGACACCTGCGCGCCCGGCTGCGACTGCGACCGGTTCGTGGAGTACTGGAATCTCGTGTTCATGCAGTACGACCGCCAGGACGACGGCACGCTCGAACCGCTTCCCAAGAAGAACATCGACACCGGCATGGGTCTCGAGCGCGTCGCTGCCATCATGCAGGGGGTCCACACCAACTTCGAGACCGACGACCTCCGCGTGTTGGTTGCCGTGGGCGAGGGCCTCTCTGGCGTCTCGCTCGGGGCGGCCGAGAAGACCGACGTGTCGCTCCGGATCCTCGCGGACCACGCACGCGCAGTGGCGTTCCTCATCGCCGACGGCGTGCTGCCATCCAACGAGGGGCGGGGATACGTGCTCAGGCGTCTGCTCCGGCGGGCGATCAGGCACGGTCGCTTGCTCGGCGTGGACGACGCGTTCATGGTGCAGCTCATCGACACGGTCATCGGGCGATGGGGTACGCCTTACCCCGAGCTCGTGGACAACGCCGAACTCATCCGGGGTATCGTCGCCTCGGAGGAGGAGCGGTTCAGCGCGACGCTCCGCCAGGGACTCGCGTTCCTGACCGAGGCCATGGAGCGGGCGCATGTGGGGGGCGAGACCGTGCTCGACGGCACCGAGGCGTTCACGCTGCACGACACGTACGGTTTCCCGTATGAACTGACCTCGGAGATCGCCGCGGAGTCGGGCCTCGAGGTGGACCACGAGGCATTCGAGGCCGCCATGGAGGCCCAGCGCGAACGCGGGCGCGCCGCGGTGAAGGACGAGTCGTGGTCTTTCGGGAGCGCGTTCGATGAGATGGCCCGGACGGCCGGGGCCACCGAGTTCCTCGGCTATGGTGCAGACGAGGCGGAGAGCACGGTCGTGGGCATCGTGGTGGGCGGCACCTCCGTGGAGCGGATCGAGGCGGGACAGGAGGGCGAGGTCGTGCTTGCGGCGACCCCCTTCTACGCCGAGCAGGGTGGCCAGGTAGGCGACACCGGAGTGCTGTCGGCCGACGATACGCGCTTCGCGGTGTCCGATACCCGATTCGCGGTACCGGGGCTCGTCGCCCATGTCGGGATATTGGAGGCGGGCGGCATCTCGGTCGGTGACACGGTGCATGCCGCCATAGACGTGATGCGCCGCGAGCGCATCCGCCGCAACCATACGGCGACACACATCCTGCACTGGGCGCTGCGCCGCATCCTGGGCGATCACGTCCGGCAGTCGGGGTCGCTCGTGGCGCCCGAACGGCTGCGCTTCGACTTCACGCACTTCGAGGCGATCTCGGCGGAGCAGTTGCACCGAATCGAGGAGATGGCGAACCACAAGATCATGGAGAACCACCAGGTCCTCAACTACGAGACCTCGCTCGCCACCGCGCGTGAGATGGGTGTGACGGCGCTCTTCGGTGAGAAGTACGGCGAGATCGTCCGCGTGCTCGAGGTCGGCAACTTCAGCAAGGAGCTCTGCGGCGGCACGCATGTGGCCTGGTCGAGCGAGATCGGCCTGCTGAAGATCGTCTCCGAAGGCAGTGTGGGAGCCAACCTCCGCCGCATCGAGGCGGTGACGAGTTTCGACGCTCTGGCGTACACCGATCGCGTCGAGGCCGAGCTCGGCGAAGCGGCGTCCGTCCTCAAGGTGGGCAGGTTCGACGTGGCCGAGCGGGCCGGAGCGCTCGTGAAGCGTGTGAAGGACCTGGAGAACGCCGCGCAGCGCGCGAAGAGCCACTTGTCGGGCTTCGATCCCGCATCGCTTGCCGAGGGCGCCCTTGACGCGGGCTACCCCGTGGTGATCGCGCAGGTCCCCGACATCACCGCGGCAGAGATGCGCGGTGTCTGGGACGTCGTACGTACGCGGTTGGGCGACTCGGCGGCGGCAGTGATCGCATCGAAGGATCCCGAGTCCGGTGCACCCCTCCTGCTGGCAGCCGGCACGCCGGGAGCAGTGGAGGCGGGATTCGACGCGGGGTCGCTCATCAAAGCCATCGCACCACGGATCAAGGGCGGCGGCGGCGGACGTCGCGAGATGGCGCAGGCGGGTGGCAAGGACGCCTCGGGCATCGAGGCGGCGCTCTCCGAGGCCCGTTCTGCGCTCGGCGTCGGGTAA
- a CDS encoding SigB/SigF/SigG family RNA polymerase sigma factor yields MPKAQRRQERRLVWDKEHTRQLFIHYHEHGDEESRDELITMYLNLVKYLASRFRNRGEPIDDLIQVGTIGLIKAIDRFDIQREVEFTTYATPTIVGELKRYFRDKGWAIKVPRRLQELSFRVNQAIDALTQREQRSPTILEIAEYLEVTTEDVLEALETSEAYNFVSLETDRNSDGNDSFSILEYVGEDDQLMALVDDRTTLSEGLKRLSPLEQHVLYLRFFQGLTQTEIASMLGISQMQVSRLLRKTLRALREHIVIEEA; encoded by the coding sequence GTGCCTAAAGCCCAGCGCCGACAAGAGCGGCGGCTCGTGTGGGACAAGGAGCACACGAGGCAGCTGTTCATCCACTATCACGAACATGGCGATGAGGAGTCGCGTGACGAGCTCATCACCATGTATCTCAACCTGGTCAAGTACCTGGCCAGCCGCTTCCGCAACCGGGGCGAGCCGATCGACGACCTGATCCAGGTGGGGACGATCGGCCTGATCAAGGCTATCGACCGGTTCGACATCCAGCGCGAGGTGGAGTTCACCACCTACGCGACGCCCACCATCGTCGGCGAGCTCAAGCGGTACTTCCGCGACAAGGGATGGGCCATCAAGGTGCCGCGGCGCCTTCAGGAACTGTCGTTCCGGGTCAACCAGGCGATCGATGCGCTCACACAGCGTGAGCAGCGGTCGCCCACGATACTTGAGATAGCCGAGTACCTTGAAGTCACCACCGAGGACGTCCTGGAGGCGCTCGAGACGTCGGAGGCGTACAACTTCGTTTCGCTGGAGACCGACCGCAACTCCGATGGCAACGATTCCTTCAGCATCCTCGAGTATGTCGGTGAAGACGATCAGCTGATGGCGCTGGTGGACGACAGGACGACGCTCTCGGAGGGCCTGAAGCGCCTCTCACCGCTGGAGCAGCACGTCCTGTATCTCCGTTTCTTCCAGGGACTCACGCAGACGGAGATCGCCAGCATGCTAGGGATATCCCAGATGCAGGTCTCCCGCCTGCTGAGGAAGACGCTGCGCGCCTTGCGCGAGCATATCGTCATCGAGGAGGCCTGA
- the mltG gene encoding endolytic transglycosylase MltG: MSGRREHSGRGSAGFARRFSARGVHSADAGSRRRALAAVVILVVAALLVCVPSYGVWRVLFAPQADVVAGEPVQVEIPDGADTATIASILADTGVIGNAAMFRLRARLDGVDSELRPGVYDLITGMAYDEVVDTLVAGPPVAYTTVTIPEGFTVEQIAERIGAETGISADEIAELGLGGAPSFEQEYPFVSDGFQGSLEGYLFPETYRIAEGSTAQDVIILMLDQFAEQFATLDLSYAEEAGLTSHEVVTLASMVEREARLADERPLVSSVIYNRLARGMRLEIDATIEYVIKENRPRLLNKDLEVDSPYNTYKYDGLPPGPIASPGLAALEAATSPAETGYLYYVLTSADGAHTFTETYEEFLEAKEKSREVTP, from the coding sequence ATGAGCGGTCGGCGCGAACACTCGGGGCGGGGGTCGGCGGGCTTTGCGCGCCGGTTCTCGGCGCGCGGGGTGCACTCGGCCGACGCGGGCTCTCGCCGCCGGGCGTTGGCGGCGGTCGTCATCCTCGTGGTCGCGGCTCTCCTGGTGTGCGTTCCTTCGTACGGCGTGTGGCGTGTCCTGTTCGCCCCCCAGGCCGACGTGGTCGCGGGCGAGCCTGTGCAGGTGGAGATCCCGGACGGGGCGGATACGGCCACCATCGCGTCGATACTCGCGGACACCGGGGTGATCGGGAACGCGGCCATGTTCCGTTTGCGTGCCAGGCTGGACGGGGTCGACAGTGAGCTGCGGCCGGGGGTCTACGACCTGATCACGGGCATGGCGTACGACGAGGTGGTGGACACGCTGGTGGCCGGGCCACCGGTCGCCTACACGACGGTGACCATCCCGGAGGGGTTCACGGTGGAGCAGATCGCGGAGCGGATCGGTGCGGAGACGGGGATCTCCGCAGACGAGATCGCAGAGCTCGGCCTGGGCGGTGCCCCATCCTTCGAGCAGGAGTATCCGTTCGTGAGCGACGGCTTCCAGGGGTCCCTGGAGGGTTACCTCTTCCCGGAGACCTACCGCATCGCCGAGGGCTCCACCGCGCAGGACGTGATCATCCTGATGCTCGACCAGTTCGCCGAGCAGTTCGCCACCCTCGACCTCTCATACGCCGAGGAGGCGGGGCTCACATCGCATGAGGTGGTCACACTTGCGTCCATGGTGGAGCGGGAGGCACGTCTCGCCGATGAGCGGCCGCTTGTCTCCTCGGTCATATACAACCGTCTCGCCAGAGGGATGCGTCTTGAGATCGACGCGACCATCGAGTACGTCATCAAGGAGAACCGGCCCCGGCTGTTGAACAAGGACCTTGAGGTCGACAGTCCGTACAACACGTACAAGTACGACGGTCTGCCGCCGGGGCCGATAGCGAGCCCGGGCCTGGCGGCGCTGGAGGCCGCCACCTCGCCTGCCGAGACCGGGTACCTGTACTACGTCCTCACGAGCGCGGACGGAGCGCATACCTTCACGGAGACGTATGAGGAGTTCCTTGAAGCCAAGGAGAAGTCGAGAGAGGTGACCCCCTGA